One Lactobacillus sp. ESL0785 DNA window includes the following coding sequences:
- a CDS encoding ATP-binding cassette domain-containing protein, which produces MQLKVVNLSLSLNSNLILNNLNFTIKSGGLIGLIGPNGAGKSTLLKVIATIIKPDSGKIMLDGVNIVKEPKKMRQLIGYMPQKVPFYSHLTAKEYLQYIAALKNLPQKESVAQIDSLLMKFQLANVGKQKLASFSGGMIQRVGLIAALLGDPKIIVVDEPTAGLDPIERVILRNTLAELAVNRIVLLSTHIISDIEAIANDLIVLQSGTIKYQGTASDLIAKAQNLVWEYVLPSGTNISNLTNVSSLIQGSDGLHVRVIQKNTPNSAAKLVVPSLEDASLALIESCDQNA; this is translated from the coding sequence ATGCAATTAAAAGTAGTTAATTTATCATTGAGTCTGAATTCAAACTTAATCTTGAATAACTTGAATTTTACAATAAAATCTGGTGGACTGATTGGGTTAATTGGTCCTAATGGTGCTGGTAAGTCGACTTTACTTAAAGTTATCGCCACTATTATTAAACCGGATAGTGGGAAGATTATGCTTGATGGTGTAAATATCGTTAAGGAACCGAAAAAGATGCGGCAATTAATTGGTTACATGCCGCAAAAAGTTCCATTTTATTCTCATTTAACAGCAAAGGAATATTTACAATATATTGCAGCATTGAAGAATCTACCACAAAAAGAGAGTGTAGCTCAGATTGATTCTTTGTTGATGAAATTTCAGTTGGCAAATGTAGGTAAACAAAAATTAGCAAGTTTTTCTGGAGGTATGATTCAAAGAGTTGGACTGATAGCAGCTCTTTTGGGTGATCCAAAAATTATTGTAGTTGATGAACCAACAGCTGGGCTTGATCCAATTGAGCGTGTGATTCTTCGGAATACTTTGGCTGAACTTGCTGTAAACCGAATAGTTTTATTATCAACGCACATTATTTCTGATATTGAAGCAATTGCTAATGATTTAATTGTTTTACAATCAGGGACTATTAAATACCAAGGAACTGCGTCAGATTTGATTGCTAAAGCACAAAATTTGGTTTGGGAATATGTTCTGCCTAGTGGAACAAACATCAGTAACTTAACAAATGTAAGCTCACTTATTCAAGGCTCTGATGGCCTTCATGTGCGTGTTATTCAAAAAAATACTCCTAATAGTGCTGCTAAATTGGTTGTTCCTAGTTTAGAAGATGCAAGTTTAGCTTTGATTGAAAGTTGTGATCAGAATGCTTAG